AGGAACAGGTAGAAAATACTTGCAGGGATCTGTTCCACAGAGCGGCAATGCCGCTATTCAACTAGCTCCGTATATTTCTTAGCGGTTTAGAAGAGCATTCGGATAAGCGTCTCATGATAGTGATCCGCATCAGTCGAACGCGTAGCGGGGCGGCTGCATGCGAGTGTTAACCCGAATCCATCACAAAAGTATCTCTGCATTTCACAGCGCCTACTCAGATGACCCCATTAAGTATTTATCCAACCACTTCACGTGGATCTCACTAATCTCATGATATATTCGTTTACCGGTTGGATCTGCCACGTTTTTCCCTACCTCTATCGGTGATGGAACGCAGTCGATGGGGAAATATCCTCCGAACGAATAATTCGGGTATAAACCTAACACTTTTTCCAATACTTCCTTTGGGGTTGATTCACAGATCTGGCCAAGTTTTTGCGTTCTATGAAAGCCGTTTCCGTACCAGATGTCGAGACCTGGACCAACAGTCAGGAAATACCATGTCGGAAGGCTATCAATAATTAGTTGATACGACTTATATTTACTTTCATATGCCAGCAATTCCTGGTAGGCTTTTTCCTCAGTTGACTCCTTTACATTGTTCCAATATTTCCCATTATGGATTTTATTATCGCAGAACTCTTGAAAGAACTCCTTATACGGAATCACATCCGCCAGTTCTGGACGATACTGTTCAAATCTGCGAAGTTTCTCATTAGGTGCATACGCAGGGATTACGGCCCGTTTGTAATTATATTCATTCCTCTCAACCGCATACATCGTCTCCTGGAATTGTTGCAACATAGGTTTCGAGACCATCAGATTCAATCTGATTTCAAAACTGCTACGTTTTGCTCGCTTCACCGCCTCATTGAGGCATCGAAATGCACCTTCCCGTGATACGGCTTTATCGTGAATCGCCTCCGGGCCGTGAAGCGTGAACTCCAACTGTCTCACTCCCGCCTCATGATACGCCGTGAGGACTTGCTCCCAATCATTCCTTGTGGAGATCGGTATTCCAGTTGTTGGTATGCACACCGGCAATGAAAATGCGTTAATTGTTCGCGCCAGGCTCACAATCTTCTCGATTTCCGGATGTAACATTGGTTCGAGGTCAAGATACGGATATACCTTTACGTTTTGTTCGTTCGCAATACAACAGAATTCGTCAACAAAAGCAAGTACATTCTCGTAATCGCTCATCGTCATTAGCGAGGCAGGCCCACCGGACACGTAGCAATGCCAGCAATCAGTCGCGCATCCTGATACAACGATATCAAAGGTGATTTCACTAGCACCAGGCATTTTCGCTCCTCACATCTTCCGTCACCGTACTTCTGAAGGGCAGCAAAGCTTATGAAGCTGGTTGTATCCATTTTTCATATCTAATGGCATTTAATAAGTTATTATTCGGATGCTCCGTTTACCGGACTGATGCTTCTCGAGATTCCATCAATTGATCTTCCCGAATATCTCTGCCAGGTGACTGTCGTTACTCCATCGATTTCAGATAAAGAGTTCAACAGCTCGTTTTTGTTTTCTATCTTTCTGATTCGAAGATGATATAACAGATTTACGAAGCTGCCATTCCTGTCGATCTCAATATCAACATCATGAATTCCAATATGTGACCTCTTGAAGACAGATGTACACCTGTCAAGCAGTTTCAGAGGATCCCCGCTCTCACCACGA
This Candidatus Aegiribacteria sp. DNA region includes the following protein-coding sequences:
- a CDS encoding radical SAM protein, which encodes MPGASEITFDIVVSGCATDCWHCYVSGGPASLMTMSDYENVLAFVDEFCCIANEQNVKVYPYLDLEPMLHPEIEKIVSLARTINAFSLPVCIPTTGIPISTRNDWEQVLTAYHEAGVRQLEFTLHGPEAIHDKAVSREGAFRCLNEAVKRAKRSSFEIRLNLMVSKPMLQQFQETMYAVERNEYNYKRAVIPAYAPNEKLRRFEQYRPELADVIPYKEFFQEFCDNKIHNGKYWNNVKESTEEKAYQELLAYESKYKSYQLIIDSLPTWYFLTVGPGLDIWYGNGFHRTQKLGQICESTPKEVLEKVLGLYPNYSFGGYFPIDCVPSPIEVGKNVADPTGKRIYHEISEIHVKWLDKYLMGSSE